In Hyalangium ruber, the DNA window GGGCTGAGACCGTTCCAGTCCTTCTTCGAAGGCGAGACGATCTCCTTCGAGGAGATCTCGCACCGGCTCGCCCAGCTCACCGGCCTCTCGAAGACCACCGCCGACAGACGCGCGCAGACGCTCATGCGCTGGCGTGAATATGTGCGCGCTCCTGAGTCGACCGCGGTCGGCCCGGACCTCCCCAACCTCACCAGTCAGCTCGCATCTCATCGCCACGCACAACGCACTCGCCAAACAGCGATATCTTGAATGGCTCTCAAAGATGGAGCCCGCAGCGTTCGAGAACCTGGTGGGCCAGCTCGTTGAAGCCCTCAACCATCGCGATGTGGAAGTCACCGGACGACCCGGCGATGGAGGCGTGGATGTCCGCGCGGTTCGCGTCGACCAATGGGGGCATGCCGCGCCCATCGCCGTTCAGGTCAAGCGGTACAGCAAGTCGCTCGGACGCAGGACCGTGGACGAACTGCTCGGGACGATCGTGCGCGAGAGGTACGTTGCCGGCATCCTCGTGACGACCTCCGACTTCTCGAAGGACGCCCAGAAGGCAGCATCGCTCGCTCCTCAGATCCAACTGGTCAATGGGGCCCAACTCGTGGATCTGCTCGCCGAACACGGCGTAGCGATCGCATACGGCCACTATGGCGAGTTGGTGCTCGCCACGGGCGACTGAGGTCGCGCGGTCTGGGTGAGCATCTGCGGAGGAGAAACGTAACTGTTCGCCGTGCCCCATCCTGGTTCGGAGCTGACCCGGGAGGAAGGAGCGACAGGAGAGGCCGTCAGGCCTGGCTCTTCGGGAGCGTGACGGTGCCCGGTTTCTCGATGGCGGCGAGCGCAGCGCGCCGCAGGTAGTGCCCCGGGTCCTCTCCGCGCAGGCGCGCCGTCTCGATGAGCGAGTAGAAGAGAGCGGCCACCTCGGTGCCGCGCTGGGACTTGCTGCCGTAGTGGTTCTTGCGACCCAGCACCACGTCTCGCATCTGTCGCTCGACGTGGTTGTTATCCAGAGGCACCCGCGGGTTGTGCAGGAACACCGTCAGTCCGTTCCACAGCTCCAGCATGTACTCAAGGGTCTTGCGAAAGGTGCTGTCGGGCAGCGCCTTCTGAGACAGTGCCCACGCTTTGATGCGCTCGATGAGGGGGGTGGACTGCTGCTGGCGCACGGCGAGCCGATGGGTCAGCACCTCCTGCTGCGCCTTCTCCTCCAGTTCATGCCAGTCTGGGAGGTCTTCCTCAATGGCATACAGCTGACCGATGAGCGTCAGCACCTGCTCGCAGCAAGGCTCGAACTTGAGCGCCTCCACGAATTTGCGCCTCACGTGGGCCCAGCAGAAGGCCAGGGTGGCGGGCGCGGGCCCCTCAGCACTGGCCTTGGTGGCCGTCTGGTACGCCGCGTAGCCGTCCACCACGACAACACCCTGGAAGTCTCCGAGCACCGTCTTGGCCGTGGCGCCCGAGCGACTGGGGAAGATGCGGTGGTACACCGCGTCCGGCGAGGCCACCGTCCACACGTACCACTTCTTTCCAGGGCCCTTGTCCAACAGGTACCAGAGGGTTTCATCCGCGTGGATCAGCGGTGAGGTGAATACCTCGGCCAGCAACGCCTCGTAGCTTTTGTGAAGGTGGCGGGCCAATGCCTCGAGCTGATCCCACAGCGTCTGGCGCTCCACCACCAAGCCCTCGCGCTGGAACATGCGCTGCTGGCGCGCCAAGGGCAGGTGAAAGGCATACTTCTGCAAGGCCACGTGGACGGCGAATTCCACCGAGTAACGGCCACCCTCCACCAAGCGTGGCGGGGTGGGCGCTGTCACCGGCGCTCACCCTTGAGGGCAGCGGTACTTCTGACGGTGCAGCTTACGCAGCACGAAGTGGCGCTCCACCACGGTGATTTCTTCGCTGTCCTCTGTCTGCCCCTTCCACTCGTGCAGGGCACCACCGCATAGGCCACACACCTGGTCGGCTTCGTCCAGTGGCAGCAGCACCTCTTGGACGGGCAGCTCGGGCTGCACTCGCGGGCCATGGCCCGGCTGCTGCCGCGTGCGCTGCGGCGGCGGCTCGGGCGCCGACACGGGGCGCTTCTCGCTGGAGGCGCCGTACAGGCGCTGTTGCATCAGCGAAAGCTGCTCCTGGAGCTGGGTGAGCTCGCGCTGCAGCAGCTGCTGGGCGTCCTTGCCCTTGAGCCGGGCAATCTCCGCCACCAACTGCTCCAGCCGCTGGTGCAGCCGCTCATTCTCGGACTGAAGCAGCCGAGCCACCTGTTTGGCCGTGTCTAAGTCTGGCAATTCGTCGATGAGCACCATCCTACTCTACAGGTGCTACGACGCGTGGCCCACCGCCAGGGTTTTTTCTTCGAAGGCCGGTGGCGACAACTTCCAGCGGCCTGCCAGCTCGCACCCCTCCAGGAACAGCGTAAGACCTCGCCGTGCCCCGTCGTGACGGGTTCTCCTTCTCGTGAGACCACCTGCGGCCACACACCAGGAGGTGGTCGGTGGAGTTGGAGAAGGAATTGGAGCAGTTCCGTCAGGAGGCGCAGCGGCTGAAGGCTGGGCGGCGCAGTGGCTCGTTGCCGTTCCCTGAGGCGCTGCGCGTCTTCGCGGTGCGCTATGCCGAGCACACCGTGGCGGCGGGAGGGACGGTGACGGACGCGGCGCAGAAGCTGGGGGTGTCCGGGCCGACGCTCTACGAGTGGCGCAAGGGCCGTCCCGCAGGACACCGCCGTCCGAAGTCCACCGAGCAGGGCGCGGCCCTGGTGCCAGTGCGCGTCGGCGAGCGTCGCGCCCAAGCCCAGGTGGCTGGAGTGCAGGCGATGGCGCTGGTGTCGCCAGGCGGCTGGCGAGTCGAGGGCCTCAGCGTGGAGAGCGCCGCGCAGTTGCTGGGGAGACTGGGGTGCTGACGCTCACGCGCGCGGTGCGCGTCTTCGCGTACGCGGCCCCGGTGGACATGCGCAAGGGCTTCGATGGACTGAGCGCCCTCGTCGAGCAGCAGTTGGAAAGGCAGTTGCTCAAGGGGGATGTGTTCCTCTTCGTGGGCCGGTGCCGGCGTCGGGCCAAGGTGCTGCACTTCGACGGCACAGGCCTGGTGCTGCTCACCAAGAGACTCTTCCGGGGACGCTTCGCCCGGCCCTGGTGCGTTGCGCCACTCGTAGAGCGTCGGCCCGGACACCCCCAGCTTCTGCGCCGCGTCCGTCACCGTCCCTCCCGCCGCCACGGTGTGCTCGGCATAGCGCACCGCGAAGACGCGCAGCGCCTCAGGGAACGGCAACGAGCCACTGCGCCGCCCAGCCTTCAGCCGCTGCGCCTCCTGACGGAACTGCTCCAATTCCTTCTCCAACTCCACCGACCACCTCCTGGTGTGTGGCCGCAGGTGGTCTCACGAGAAGGAGAACCCGTCACGACGGGGCACGGCGAGGTCTTACCCTGGGACTGGCCACTCGGTCTGTGGAACTGGCTCCAGTTGAGGGGCCATCGCAACTCGCATGGTATTGAGCGCTTGGCAGCAGTTGCCCACAAGCCCCGACCCCCGACCTCCGCCACGCCTCCATGGAAGGACAGCCTGGGCAGGTGTGTGACCCACGGGATTGCCCGCCCTCTGCTCCAGCCCGGCGCGCAGCCCTTGGCGAACCCCGCAGCAGCCCTCCCCTCCCTCTCTGCTCTAGCACTTGAGCCTCAACTGGGGCCCCATTCCTCCTATTTCTGCCTACCGCTCAGGTAAAGGCACGGGGAGGGGGTCAGTTTTAGTGTCGCGAGGGGGCAACCTTGCTGTCGCTCTACAGGGGGCGAGTCCGCCGCCAACGTCTCTTGCCAGCTCCGAAAGGGCCTGACTAAGGACCCGAGTTTGAACGAAGGCGGGGCGCGCAGA includes these proteins:
- a CDS encoding restriction endonuclease; this encodes MEPAAFENLVGQLVEALNHRDVEVTGRPGDGGVDVRAVRVDQWGHAAPIAVQVKRYSKSLGRRTVDELLGTIVRERYVAGILVTTSDFSKDAQKAASLAPQIQLVNGAQLVDLLAEHGVAIAYGHYGELVLATGD
- the tnpC gene encoding IS66 family transposase, giving the protein MTAPTPPRLVEGGRYSVEFAVHVALQKYAFHLPLARQQRMFQREGLVVERQTLWDQLEALARHLHKSYEALLAEVFTSPLIHADETLWYLLDKGPGKKWYVWTVASPDAVYHRIFPSRSGATAKTVLGDFQGVVVVDGYAAYQTATKASAEGPAPATLAFCWAHVRRKFVEALKFEPCCEQVLTLIGQLYAIEEDLPDWHELEEKAQQEVLTHRLAVRQQQSTPLIERIKAWALSQKALPDSTFRKTLEYMLELWNGLTVFLHNPRVPLDNNHVERQMRDVVLGRKNHYGSKSQRGTEVAALFYSLIETARLRGEDPGHYLRRAALAAIEKPGTVTLPKSQA
- a CDS encoding transposase; protein product: MELEKELEQFRQEAQRLKAGRRSGSLPFPEALRVFAVRYAEHTVAAGGTVTDAAQKLGVSGPTLYEWRKGRPAGHRRPKSTEQGAALVPVRVGERRAQAQVAGVQAMALVSPGGWRVEGLSVESAAQLLGRLGC